Proteins from one Setaria italica strain Yugu1 chromosome V, Setaria_italica_v2.0, whole genome shotgun sequence genomic window:
- the LOC101754897 gene encoding myosin-17 isoform X2, with translation MASMLNIVIGSHVWVEDKDLAWVDGEVFRIDGQNAHVRTTKGKTVIANISDIHPKDTEAPPGGVDDMTRLSYLHEPGVLDNLAVRYAKNIIYTYTGNILIAINPFQRLPNLVDSRTMEKYKGANLGDLDPHVFAIADVSYRQMINEGKSNSILVSGESGAGKTETTKLLMRYLAFLGGRSGTGERTVEQQVLESNPVLEAFGNAKTVRNNNSSRFGKFVEIQFDKSGKISGAAIRTYLLERSRVCQINSPERNYHCFYFLCAAPSEDLKKYKLGDPSSFHYLNQSACIKVDGINDAEEYLATRNAMYTVGITEQEQEAIFRVVAAVLHLGNINFAKGREVDSSVIKDDKSRFHLNTAGELLMCDCGKLENALINREINTPEGVITTTVGPNSATISRDGLAKQIYSRLFDWLVNRINASIGQDPDSNKLIGVLDIYGFESFKTNSFEQLCINFTNEKLQQHFNQNVFKMEQEEYTREQINWSYIEFVDNQDVLDLIEKKPGGIIALLDEACMFPKSTHETLSQKLYEKFKNHKRFTKPKLSRTAFTIQHYAGDVTYQSDQFLDKNKDYVVAEHQELLNASKCSFVSVLFPPATEENTKSSKSSIASRFKMQLHELMETLSSTEPHYIRCIKPNSVLKPAIFENTNVLQQLRCSGVLEAIRISCAGYPTRKLFHDFLHRFRVLAPEILKEKNDEKVACQKILDKIGLQGYQIGRTKVFLRAGQMAELDARRTEMRNNAARGVQSQYRTHVAREQFLVLRDASICLQSFVRARLACKQHEFLRQQAAALRIQKTTRWYFAWKTYCQLRLSAVTLQAGLRAMSARNEFNFRKRNKASVHIQSQWRCHRDYSNYMKLKRAALTYQCAWRRRVARKELRKLKMAARDTQALKVAKEKLEERVEELTSRLGLEKKLRADLEKSKEEEVSKLKVALHEMEQRVEEVKAMQEQESAKKAVEEALAQEREKISLLTTEIEGLKALLVAEREENDVAKKAHANALEMNEELNKKVSDADEKIKQFNDTVQRLEGTIREGETLLLTERQQNEAASATLAESQARNGALVSKLEDAVKQNDLLQETVQRFEEAMKNLESSLTFEKQQHEASLVELAEAREKIEELQREVGDTDEKSTLLQTAIQSLEERLREKEALLATERQESEATKKSLSESEDRNQELLMKTEVTEKEIAHFQETIQRHEENMAALETSLRSERQQNDAIMKQQADSQAEIGELQRKLEDADGRNKLLQDSLQRLEQSAVAREATLLTERQEKDAISKALAEAQGRIEGLLKEIYSASRKTDQLQNTIERLEEGATTTDALYLEEKQEHDQTKKSLSEAQEINKELLTKIEEAEKNIDQLLENVERLEKDTTARESILLTTKQSYDETAKLLLESQERNQELMHIVEDSASKIVLLEDSVKRLEESTADKDSLLAIERHENSETKKELAGSQKKIEELLTEVQDTRTCIAELEESVRRLEGNLGVTEALLLTEKEQNASTLKLLSEAQLRIEDLIKKLEGADRKSDSLQDTITRLEQEATAKEALLLTEKQAHEATRKTLSEVQERNEELLKNIHDNDKHILQLQFTIQRLEETTVANENLLLREREQNDATSKAHVESQEKYEELLKKFVDVDRKIDLLQGTIERLGENTTTKDALLLSERHEKDAVKKALTEADEKNEELLMKVEDANEKIEHLQTMIIKLEDNVAAKDVSLEAAMKENDTIRKSLTEAQERNDELLKKISDSEYRIHLLQDTVQKLQVDAISRLSSFVMEKQESDAAKRAVTEAHERNEDLLKRNEDLLKRNDDLIKKIEESSKIVIQLQEALQRIEGKAANLEAENQALRQQATATPPSTAKSPASRSKITRIHRSPENGHILNGDMRQTEMKPSTSTSEAITSAGNVPDSGDQKEFEHGEKLQRIPRQKYQPSHHQQPQDDQQWLLTCISQYLGFSGSKPVAALLIYQCLLHWKSFEAMKTGVFDSILHAINSATEAQNDMRTLAYWLSNLSTLTVLLQRSFKTTRTAISTPRRRFSSERIFHGNQAPNAGLAYLSGQSAVGSAGLLQVEAKYPALLFKQQLVDLIEKVYGMISDSVKKELNPLLELCIQDPRTSHSSLAKGHLNGMGQQNQLTHWLGIVKILTSYLDVLKANHVPSILVHKLFTQIFSLIDVQLFNRLLLRRECCSFSNGEYVRAGLAELKHWSDNATREFAGSAWEALRHIRQAVDFLVISLKPMRTLREIRTDVCPALSIQQLERIVSMYWDDVNGTNTISAEFTSSLKSAVREESNMATSFSILLDDDSSIPFSLDDITKTLPAIEVADDDLLPFVHENPSFAFLLQRGE, from the exons ATG GCTTCGATGCTAAACATTGTTATAGGCTCTCATGTATGGGTGGAAGATAAAGATTTAGCCTGGGTTGATGGTGAGGTATTCCGAATTGATGGTCAAAATGCCCATGTTCGCACAACCAAGGGGAAGACG GTCATTGCAAATATATCAGATATACACCCTAAAGACACAGAAGCACCACCTGGTGGAGTGGATGACATGACAAGGCTATCATACTTGCATGAGCCTGGAGTTTTAGATAACCTGGCTGTCAGATATGCAAAAAATATCATTTAT ACCTACACTGGCAATATTCTGATTGCAATAAATCCATTCCAAAGGCTGCCTAATCTGGTTGATTCCCGTACTATGGAAAAATACAAAGGTGCAAATCTTGGTGACCTGGATCCTCACGTATTTGCAATAGCTGATGTCTCTTACAG GCAAATGATAAATGAAGGAAAGAGTAACTCCATTTTGGTCAGTGGTGAAAGTGGTGCTGGTAAGACTGAAACTACAAAATTGCTGATGAGATATCTTGCATTCCTGGGTGGGCGATCTGGAACAGGAGAGAGGACAGTTGAACAACAAGTTTTAGAA TCTAATCCAGTCCTTGAAGCTTTTGGGAATGCGAAAACCGTTCGGAACAACAACTCAAG TCGATTTGGTAAATTTGTTGAAATCCAGTTTGACAAGAGCGGAAAGATATCTGGTGCTGCCATTAGGACTTACTTGCTTGAGAGATCTCGAGTCTGCCAAATTAATAGCCCAGAGAGAAACTACCATTGCTTTTACTTCCTGTGTGCCGCACCATCtgag GATCTTAAGAAGTATAAGCTTGGGGACCCATCTTCATTTCACTATCTCAACCAATCAGCTTGCATTAAAGTTGATGGAATCAATGATGCTGAGGAATATCTTGCAACAAGAAATGCAATGTATACCGTTGGCATCACTGAACAAGAACAG GAAGCTATATTCCGGGTTGTTGCTGCTGTGCTTCATCTTGGAAACATAAATTTTGCAAAAGGGAGAGAGGTTGATTCATCTGTAATAAAGGATGACAAATCTAGATTCCATCTTAATACAGCAGGAGAGCTCTTGAT GTGTGATTGTGGGAAGTTGGAGAATGCCTTGATAAATAGGGAAATTAATACACCAGAAGGAGTGATTACCACTACAGTTGGTCCGAATTCTGCTACTATTAGCCGGGATGGTTTAGCAAAGCAGATATACTCTCGATTATTTGACTG GCTTGTAAACAGAATAAATGCATCAATAGGACAAGACCCAGACTCGAACAAACTGATTGGGGTACTTGATATATATGGTTTTGAAAGTTTTAAAACCAACAG TTTTGAACAACTGTGCATCAATTTCACCAATGAAAAACTCCAGCAACATTTTAATCAG AATGTCTTCAAAATGGAACAAGAGGAATACACAAGGGAGCAGATTAATTGGAGTTACATAGAGTTTGTTGACAATCAAGATGTACTTGACTTGATTGAAAAG AAACCAGGTGGCATTATTGCACTTCTTGATGAAGCCTG CATGTTTCCAAAGTCCACACATGAGACATTGTCTCAAAAGCTGTATGAAAAGTTCAAGAACCACAAAAGGTTTACCAAACCAAAGCTTTCTCGGACTGCATTCACAATTCAACATTATGCTGGAGAT GTAACATATCAATCTGATCAATTCCTGGACAAGAACAAAGACTATGTGGTTGCAGAGCATCAAGAATTACTTAATGCTTCTAAGTGCTCTTTTGTATCAGTGTTATTTCCACCGGCAACAGAAGAGAACACAAAATCATCAAAGTCCTCGATCGCATCTCGCTTTAAG ATGCAACTTCACGAGCTCATGGAGACTTTGAGCTCTACAGAGCCACATTACATCAGATGTATAAAGCCAAATAGTGTCCTTAAGCCTGCTATTTTTGAGAACACTAATGTTCTTCAGCAGCTTCGATGCTCG GGTGTTCTTGAAGCCATTAGGATCAGCTGTGCTGGTTATCCCACGAGGAAACTATTCCATGATTTTCTACATCGCTTTCGTGTTCTTGCTCCTGAAATTCTGAAAGAGAA AAATGATGAAAAGGTCGCCTGCCAAAAGATTTTGGACAAAATAGGACTACAGGGTTATCAG ATAGGAAGAACTAAGGTATTCCTGAGGGCTGGTCAAATGGCTGAACTGGATGCTAGAAGAACAGAGATGCGAAATAATGCAGCAAGAGGCGTTCAAAGTCAATACCGTACCCATGTCGCTCGTGAGCAGTTCCTAGTACTACGAGACGCATCTATTTGTTTGCAGTCTTTTGTTAGAG CAAGATTGGCTTGTAAACAACATGAATTCCTGAGACAGCAAGCAGCAGCATTGAGAATTCAGAAAACCACCAGATGGTATTTTGCCTGGAAAACTTATTGCCAACTGCGCTTGTCAGCCGTTACATTGCAGGCAGGGCTAAGGGCCATGTCAGCTCGCAATGAATTCAACTTCAGAAAGAGAAATAAAGCTTCAGTCCATATCCAG TCCCAATGGCGCTGCCACAGAGATTACTCGAATTATATGAAGTTGAAGAGGGCAGCACTAACATATCAGTGTGCTTGGCGAAGAAGGGTTGCTAGGAAGGAGTTGCGGAAGCTCAAAATG GCTGCAAGAGATACACAAGCTCTAAAGGTGGCAAAAGAGAAACTTGAGGAACGTGTGGAAGAGCTAACAAGCCGCCTGGGCCTAGAGAAGAAACTAAGG GCTGATCTGGAGAAgtccaaagaagaagaagtttcAAAACTGAAGGTTGCTCTTCATGAGATGGAGCAGCGAGTTGAAGAAGTCAAAGCAAtgcaggaacaagaatcagctaAAAAGGCTGTTGAGGAAGCTCTAGCtcaagaaagagaaaagatCAGTTTGTTGACTACTGAAATTGAGGGCCTCAAG GCACTGCTAGTAGCTGAACGAGAGGAGAATGATGTAGCAAAGAAAGCACATGCCAATGCTCTGGAAATGAATGAAGAGTTAAATAAGAAAGTCAGTGATGCAGATGAAAAGATCAAGCAATTTAATGATACTGTACAGAG ACTAGAAGGGACTATAAGAGAAGGAGAGACCCTTTTGCTAACTGAAAGACAACAAAATGAAGCAGCTAGTGCTACACTTGCTGAATCTCAAGCAAGAAATGGAGCATTGGTAAGCAAGCTTGAAGATGCTGTCAAACAAAATGATCTCCTCCAGGAAACTGTTCAAAG ATTTGAAGAAGCCATGAAAAATCTGGAATCTTCTCTAACATTTGAGAAGCAACAGCACGAGGCAAGTTTGGTAGAACTAGCTGAAGCACGAGAAAAAATTGAAGAACTTCAAAGAGAAGTTGGGGACACTGATGAAAAATCCACCCTGCTTCAGACTGCTATACAAag CCTTGAAGAAAGATTAAGGGAGAAGGAGGCTCTATTGGCAACAGAAAGACAAGAAAGTGAAGCAACTAAAAAGTCGCTTAGTGAATCTGAGGATAGAAACCAGGAGTTACTCATGAAAACTGAAGTCACTGAAAAAGAAATTGCTCATTTCCAAGAAACTATCCAAAG ACATGAAGAAAATATGGCAGCACTGGAAACTTCGTTGAGATCTGAAAGGCAGCAAAATGATGCAATCATGAAACAACAAGCTGACTCTCAGGCGGAAATAGGAGAGCTGCAAAGGAAGCTTGAAGATGCTGATGGAAGAAACAAGCTTCTTCAAGATTCTTTACAGAG ACTGGAACAGAGCGCAGTTGCAAGAGAGGCAACTTTACTAACAGAACGTCAGGAAAAAGATGCAATATCAAAAGCTTTAGCAGAGGCACAAGGAAGGATCGAAGGTTTACTGAAGGAAATTTATTCTGCTAGTAGAAAAACCGATCAACTTCAAAATACTATAGAaag GTTAGAAGAGGGTGCAACAACAACAGATGCTCTTTACTTAGAAGAAAAGCAAGAGCATGACCAAACGAAGAAATCACTCTCTGAAGCTCAAGAGATAAACAAGGAATTACTAACGAAAATTGAGGAAGCTGAGAAAAACATAGATCAGCTTCTGGAGAATGTGGAAAG ACTTGAAAAAGATACAACTGCAAGAGAGTCTATACTGCTTACGACAAAGCAAAGTTACGATGAGACTGCAAAATTGCTACTTGAATCTCAAGAGAGAAACCAAGAGTTAATGCACATAGTAGAGGACTCAGCAAGCAAAATTGTTCTGCTTGAAGACTCAGTAAAAAG ACTCGAAGAAAGTACTGCAGATAAAGATTCTTTATTGGCTATAGAAAGGCACGAAAACAGTGAAACCAAGAAAGAATTAGCTGGTTCTCAGAAAAAGATTGAGGAATTGCTAACTGAAGTGCAAGATACCCGTACATGTATTGCAGAACTTGAGGAATCGGTTAGGAG ACTTGAAGGCAATTTGGGAGTAACTGAAGCTTTATTGCTAACTGAAAAGGAACAGAATGCTTCTACTTTAAAATTACTTTCAGAAGCACAATTGAGAATTGAAGATTTAATAAAGAAACTTGAAGGTGCAGATAGAAAATCTGATAGCCTTCAGGATACAATAACAAG ACTTGAACAAGAGGCCACTGCCAAAGAGGCTTTATTGCTTACAGAAAAGCAGGCACATGAGGCAACAAGGAAGACTCTCAGTGAAGTTCAGGAAAGGAATGAAGAATTGCTGAAGAATATTCATGATAATGATAAACATATTCTTCAGCTTCAGTTTACTATACAGAG GCTTGAGGAAACTACAGTTGCGAATGAGAATTTGCTGTTGAGAGAGAGGGAGCAGAATGATGCAACATCAAAAGCGCACGTTGAGAGtcaagaaaaatatgaagaaTTACTAAAGAAATTTGTTGATGTTGACAGGAAAATTGACCTTCTTCAAGGTACCATAGAAAG GCTTGGAGAAAATACAACAACAAAGGATGCTCTGCTGCTATCAGAGAGGCATGAAAAGGATGCAGTTAAAAAAGCACTTACTGAGGCTGATGAGAAAAATGAAGAGTTACTGATGAAAGTTGAAGATGCTAATGAAAAAATTGAACACCTTCAAACTATGATTATTAA GCTTGAAGATAATGTAGCTGCAAAAGATGTTTCTTTGGAAGCTGCGATGAAGGAAAATGACACAATCAGGAAATCTCTTACTGAAGCTCAAGAGAGAAATGATGAATTACTCAAGAAAATTAGTGACAGTGAATACAGGATCCACTTACTTCAAGACACTGTACAAAA GCTTCAAGTAGATGCAATATCAAGATTGTCTTCTTTTGTAATGGAAAAACAAGAAAGTGATGCTGCAAAAAGAGCTGTTACTGAAGCTCATGAAAGAAATGAAGATTTACTGAAGAGAAATGAGGACCTCCTCAAGAGGAATGATGATTTGATTAAGAAAATTGAAGAGTCTAGTAAAATTGTCATTCAACTTCAGGAAGCTCTACAAAG AATTGAAGGAAAAGCAGCCAACTTAGAGGCTGAGAACCAAGCTCTTCGTCAACAAGCAACTGCAACTCCACCATCTACTGCTAAATCTCCAGCTTCACGCTCAAAGATCACAAGGATCCAT AGAAGTCCAGAGAATGGCCATATTTTGAACGGTGACATGAGGCAAACTGAGATGAAGCCGTCGACTAGCACATCAGAAGCAATAACATCAGCA GGCAATGTTCCTGACTCGGGTGACCAAAAGGAATTTGAACATGGAGAAAAACTGCAAAGAATACCAAGACAGAAATATCAG CCTTCCCATCACCAGCAGCCCCAGGACGATCAGCAGTGGTTACTCACCTGTATTTCACAATATCTTGGATTTTCTGGGAGCAAACCTGTTGCAGCTCTCCTTATATACCAATGTCTTCTCCATTGGAAATCATTTGAAGCAATGAAGACGGGTGTCTTTGACAGCATTTTGCATGCTATAAACTCAGCCACAGAG GCTCAAAATGATATGAGAACATTGGCGTATTGGTTGTCCAACTTGTCTACGTTAACAGTTCTCCTTCAACGGTCATTCAAAACTACTAGGACGGCAATCTCAACTCCAAGGAGAAGATTTTCATCAGAGCGGATCTTTCATGGAAATCAAGCTCCAAATGCTGGGCTGGCTTATCTCAGTGGACAATCAGCTGTTGGTTCTGCTGGATTGCTTCAAGTTGAAGCAAAATATCCAGCTTTGCTATTCAAACAGCAGCTTGTGGATCTAATTGAAAAGGTTTATGGTATGATAAGTGACAGTGTGAAGAAGGAGCTAAACCCTTTGCTTGAATTGTGTATACAG GATCCACGAACTTCTCACTCAAGTCTTGCAAAAGGCCATCTTAATGGCATGGGTCAACAGAACCAACTCACACACTGGTTGGGCATTGTGAAAATCCTCACTAGCTACTTGGATGTACTGAAGGCAAATCAT GTTCCATCAATTTTGGTGCACAAACTTTTCACTCAAATATTCTCACTGATTGATGTTCAACTATTTAACCG ATTACTTTTGCGGCGTGAGTGCTGTTCATTTAGTAACGGGGAATATGTCAGAGCTGGACTAGCTGAACTAAAACATTGGTCTGACAATGCTACTAGAGAG TTTGCAGGTTCAGCATGGGAGGCTTTGAGGCACATCAGACAAGCTGTCGATTTCCTG GTGATTTCTCTTAAGCCAATGAGGACATTAAGAGAGATACGCACTGATGTGTGCCCT GCCCTCAGCATACAACAGCTAGAGCGAATAGTTAGTATGTACTGGGATGATGTGAATGGTACAAACACTATTTCAGCAGAG TTTACATCGAGCTTGAAATCTGCTGTACGTGAGGAATCGAATATGGCCACAAGTTTTTCTATACTCCTAGATGATGATTCCAG TATACCTTTTTCACTTGATGATATTACAAAGACATTGCCAGCCATTGAGGTGGCTGATGATGACTTGCTGCCTTTTGTCCATGAAAACCCAAGCTTTGCGTTTTTATTGCAAAGAGGGGAGTAG